Proteins encoded in a region of the Arcobacter sp. F2176 genome:
- a CDS encoding integrase arm-type DNA-binding domain-containing protein — protein sequence MARTIIPLTNIEIKSAKPKEKDYKLFDGGGLFLLVVKSGGKRWRLKYRFNNKEKVLSIGTYPTISLKDAREIRDDYKNLIAKGIDPIEQKRQAKEENNTNEKKKENTFYKVSQEWHKNYESEVSENYHDKLGKALQNYIYPFIKNQSIEDISRLNIIEILQDLKNKGIVETANRVYTTLNKIYKYAVTLEYTSHNIIADIEKKTILGKREKRHYPTFTKDKDIKALLLAINDYNGDYSTKMALKMLPYVFVRSFNIRYCEWSEIDFENKLWIIPKEKMKTKIEFILPLPNQVINLLNEIKPFSGSGKYVFPSFRDKDKPMSDNTIIGALRRMGYAKDELVAHSFRAMFSTIAYENANTENGHKYTGEVIEALLAHKEQNKIKAAYNRALYRDSMRGLIEWYAEYLDYIKCK from the coding sequence ATGGCAAGAACTATCATACCTTTGACTAATATAGAAATTAAATCTGCAAAACCTAAAGAAAAAGATTATAAACTTTTTGATGGTGGAGGTCTTTTCTTATTAGTTGTAAAATCTGGTGGAAAAAGATGGAGATTAAAATATAGATTCAATAATAAAGAAAAAGTTTTATCTATAGGAACATATCCAACAATTTCTCTAAAAGATGCTAGAGAGATTAGAGATGATTATAAAAATCTAATCGCAAAAGGCATTGATCCCATTGAACAAAAAAGACAAGCTAAAGAAGAAAACAATACAAATGAAAAGAAAAAAGAGAACACATTTTATAAAGTTTCTCAAGAATGGCATAAAAATTATGAATCAGAAGTTTCTGAAAATTATCATGATAAATTAGGAAAAGCACTACAAAACTATATTTATCCATTTATAAAGAATCAATCAATAGAAGATATAAGTAGATTAAATATCATTGAAATACTACAAGACTTAAAAAATAAAGGAATTGTAGAAACTGCTAATAGAGTTTATACGACATTAAACAAAATATATAAATATGCAGTAACATTAGAATACACTTCACACAACATAATAGCTGACATAGAAAAAAAAACAATCTTAGGTAAGAGAGAAAAAAGACACTACCCTACTTTTACGAAAGATAAAGATATAAAAGCTTTACTTCTTGCTATTAATGACTATAACGGAGATTACTCAACAAAAATGGCATTAAAAATGCTTCCTTATGTTTTTGTTAGAAGTTTTAATATTAGATATTGTGAATGGTCTGAAATAGATTTTGAAAATAAACTATGGATTATCCCAAAAGAAAAAATGAAAACAAAAATAGAATTTATACTTCCATTACCAAACCAAGTAATAAACTTACTAAATGAAATAAAACCATTTTCAGGAAGTGGTAAATATGTATTTCCAAGTTTTAGAGATAAAGATAAACCTATGAGTGATAATACTATTATTGGAGCATTAAGAAGAATGGGTTATGCAAAAGATGAACTTGTAGCACATAGTTTTAGAGCTATGTTTTCTACAATAGCTTACGAAAATGCAAATACTGAAAATGGGCATAAATATACAGGAGAAGTTATCGAAGCCCTACTTGCTCATAAAGAACAAAATAAAATAAAAGCAGCTTATAATAGAGCATTATATAGAGACAGCATGAGAGGTTTAATTGAATGGTATGCTGAATATTTGGATTATATAAAATGTAAATAA
- a CDS encoding helix-turn-helix domain-containing protein: MKNCDITDKQMQKIYKKIGENVKNERKKKKITQLNLSLAIGHKAVGTISVGELALNNKHFNIEHLIKIANVLEVDVCEFFKGIH; encoded by the coding sequence ATGAAAAACTGTGACATTACTGATAAACAAATGCAAAAGATTTATAAAAAGATTGGTGAGAATGTCAAAAATGAAAGAAAAAAGAAAAAAATAACTCAACTAAATCTATCTCTAGCAATTGGTCATAAAGCTGTAGGAACTATTTCTGTTGGAGAATTAGCACTAAATAATAAACATTTTAATATAGAACATCTAATCAAAATAGCTAATGTTTTAGAAGTGGATGTTTGTGAGTTTTTTAAAGGTATACATTAG
- a CDS encoding anti-phage dCTP deaminase, with protein MSSAVLKKTEDSALFKLTTTSSTTKEKIENTSTDELIIGICSPIGSNRDYVIEAIKKRLTDYNYEIEYIKVSDFIETYYDVSPNSEVGKTPAYSNLMWKIEGGDNLRTKYNNKSILIELAIKQIREERKIKKTTDATSRRKCYIIDSLKNYEELKLLQSIYGDIFYLFSIFSPEEERKENLRNNGLSNDEIKSIMASDEYENDLFGQNVRDTFINGDIFIRSSKVNKKSLHERINRYMHLIFDTKIITPNSDEEAMYNAKSSAGNSACLSRQVGATITDENGVTIARGWNDVPKFGGNLYTDTDNKRCKDLGYCSNVTHRTGILDNIEEEIGKALAQNSKDIKNVMDIIKKSKFKNIIEYSRSIHAEMHAIIIGSQMTNNKMVGGNLYCTTYPCHNCARHIILAGIKNIYYIEPYKKSLGMTLHSDALTEDESDNKKVRILAYDGVSPRKYLNFFSMKEERKNKDGKIIKQDIKIARPKSRISLQAIPTLENQAIHALVECGLIKEEGAENGEN; from the coding sequence ATGTCAAGTGCTGTACTAAAAAAAACTGAAGATTCTGCTCTATTTAAATTAACAACAACATCATCAACTACAAAAGAAAAAATTGAAAATACATCTACTGATGAATTAATAATAGGTATTTGTTCTCCCATTGGTTCTAATAGAGATTATGTTATAGAAGCAATAAAAAAAAGATTGACTGATTATAATTATGAAATAGAGTATATAAAAGTATCTGATTTTATTGAAACGTACTACGATGTTTCTCCTAATAGTGAAGTTGGTAAAACACCTGCCTATTCTAATTTGATGTGGAAAATAGAAGGTGGAGATAACTTAAGAACTAAATATAATAATAAATCAATTCTTATTGAATTAGCAATTAAACAAATACGAGAAGAAAGAAAAATAAAAAAAACGACGGATGCAACATCAAGAAGAAAATGCTATATAATAGATTCTTTAAAAAACTATGAAGAACTAAAATTATTACAATCTATTTATGGAGATATATTCTATTTATTTAGTATTTTTTCACCTGAAGAGGAGAGAAAAGAAAATTTAAGAAATAATGGATTATCTAACGATGAAATCAAGAGTATAATGGCTTCAGATGAATATGAAAATGATTTATTTGGTCAAAATGTAAGAGATACATTTATAAATGGAGATATTTTTATTAGAAGTTCTAAAGTAAATAAGAAATCACTTCATGAAAGAATAAATAGATATATGCATCTTATCTTTGATACTAAAATAATTACGCCTAATAGTGATGAAGAGGCAATGTATAATGCTAAATCTTCAGCTGGTAATTCTGCCTGTTTATCTCGACAAGTGGGAGCAACAATTACTGATGAAAATGGAGTTACAATTGCACGTGGCTGGAATGATGTACCAAAGTTTGGTGGTAATCTATATACTGATACAGATAATAAAAGGTGTAAAGACTTAGGATATTGTAGTAATGTAACACATAGAACTGGTATTTTAGACAATATTGAAGAAGAAATTGGAAAAGCACTTGCTCAAAATAGTAAAGATATAAAAAATGTTATGGATATAATTAAAAAATCTAAATTTAAGAATATTATTGAGTACTCTAGATCTATTCATGCAGAAATGCATGCTATTATTATTGGTAGCCAAATGACTAATAATAAAATGGTTGGAGGTAATTTATATTGTACTACTTATCCTTGTCATAATTGTGCAAGACACATCATCTTAGCTGGTATCAAAAATATTTATTATATTGAACCCTATAAGAAAAGTTTAGGTATGACATTACATAGTGATGCATTAACAGAAGATGAAAGTGATAATAAAAAAGTTAGAATACTTGCATATGATGGAGTATCTCCAAGAAAGTATCTTAATTTCTTTTCCATGAAGGAAGAACGAAAGAATAAAGATGGTAAAATTATAAAACAAGATATAAAAATTGCTCGTCCTAAAAGTAGAATATCGTTACAAGCAATTCCAACTTTAGAAAACCAAGCAATTCATGCATTGGTTGAGTGTGGATTAATAAAAGAAGAAGGGGCTGAAAATGGTGAAAACTAA